The genomic DNA TTTGTATTATGCAGTGCAGGATGGTAAACAATTCACGCTTCGAAAGCAAACTATGAAGTGATGATCGTTTTTCCGTACTTACGACACACGGTCTGGAACACAGGGTACGGTTGATGAGAAAACGGGATCGACCAGTTGGTAGGTATGTTTGTGTCTCTGATTATGTTGACTGCCACAACGACATGCTGCATGACTTTGATGTCACAGTGCAATGCCATTGTAGGGCAGTTATGTCTTGAAAGTGCAACGCCTGTTACATACGCAGGTTGGTTGTGTAACTAAGATATATGGCGAATAGCAGCCGTGTCGCTGACCTTTTGGTAGTGCAGTTTAAGGAGACGGCTTCAGCATTGGCTTCGAGTGTCTCTAATTCCTGGCTTCTATTAATTGGTTGTTCTTCTTCCTAGCTTAATGACCTGCGAAATTACGCCAACCATAGACTTCTAGTAAGTCTATAATATTCGGCATTAACTACGGGGAAACGATGAGTTTCGAAATCTGGTTGGATTTCCTGAcagttctgccgtgtgaagaccggcgcctgcAATCACCTCTATCACCGAGTCGCCCATTTTTGGCTTGATTATAATTTTTCAGACGATTTGACCGTTACAGCTCAAGCAGTATTGGTAacagtgtttttgtgttgatgCAATATCAAATAATATGGCCCAAAAACTTGTTTATTCTTACCGCACACAAATGCACTTGTGTTAGTAACACAAACACCTATCACAGTTTAACCTACCGACCTTTGCCACACTTGCCAGACACTACTGTAGAATGAAACGTGGAAGGGAGAGATAATTTCACGGATAGTGACAAAAGCTTTGGCGGAGGAAATTAAAGTGAACCTCACACACGATTCAACGCTGTACGATGACACAGATGTTGTCATTATGTCACTGCACTCGCTCATGAACAATTAAATGATGCAATAATTGGGTGGAATTGTGTATTTGGCTTGTGCTCTGCTTTTAGTTTCTGACGCAGAACTAACTTTAATAAGCTCTGGATATTAGAAGCCCTACAAATGTATAGTTTTAGCTGAagttatttttcaaaaaattaaaaaaatcaaaagcagATCATGCAGTAGCAGTAAGCAATAGTTAGTATTACTTGGATATACTTACTAAGGACTTTGTGTAGTCTTCCAATGGCATGATCGGGGATCGGATTCCATAAGAACTCCGTAGTGAGGACGTCGTGAGTGAGGCTTTCTAAACATATCGATAAGTGATAAGTAACAGTAAGCCATTAGTTAGGTGGCAAGACCTACGAAGTTCATGAATCCATAGAGAAAAGAAGAATACTTTACATGGTAGCTTTTATCTATTGCCGTATTGTAGGTATTAGCTGTTTCAGTAAAAGGGATCTTTTATACCCTTTTTTACTTTCGTTCAAAATGAGAAACCATTTATGCATTCTGTTCATATTTATGCATAATGAGGGACAGTTGCGAGGTATAATGGTAGCAACATCTGACTTTCAGACAACCTAACTAGAATCAAATCCTATCTTGATCGTTTGTATATAGATCCTATGGACGGATGTAGGAATGACTTAAGATAGTTAGGCTAATTAAGAAAACCTCAAATGGTAAACCGTGATCGCCTGATATTGGACCATGATCGCCTTTTGAGGACCGTATGCTGTAGCTACATATATCAACGATTCTCAGATCAGATCTTCATCCTACTGCACCAAAACCCGATCCAATATGATAttcttgtcgtttttttttatcaataatTGGCTCTTGCtttggaacaaaacaaaaaccatttcACATTCACTATctcacacaacaacacacctGAAAGGGAGAGGAAAATTTGGCACAAGGAAAGTGAAAAATGTTTCCCGATTGTCGCTGTAAGCACTGGAACTGGAACTTAAGTGAGGTCTCTCAGGTTTTGCTCGATTACCATGCGCCTTGCGCAACATCACGAAAGCCATCGTGCGACACTGCCAGCCCGCCAAACCGTGAGGGCCGATGCGCCAGAATGCACAGAAAATCAGCAAAATTATCAACGCCTCGTGCTGTAACCGGTGGTCCAGGATGAAAAATGTCAACGCATATGACAGTGTGGAACGAgcaagatagagagagagagagagagagagagagagagagagagatacccCTTTCGTATTAATCGCGGTAATGACGTTCATAATTCCGCATTAAACGTTCACGGCTCGCCCTACCCATGCTGCGTCCTATTAGCGAGACATCTGCTTTTCCGTCTTCTGTTTGGTCACAAGAGCCCCCACGAAGACGAACCCAACCACAATTGTGGCGAATGAATGAAACAACATTTCACGCAACAGGGCACATCGTTTGAATGGTGGGTACAGCGGTACGCAAGGAAGTGACTCTGGCCGGGTGATACCTTTGGAGCCCCATTTGCCGGAATAGTGTTTTGTACTTGGGcgctttctgtttttttccttttcttctgtaCTGGCGATACAAAAAGGTCGTGAACCATGCTGCTATTGCTGCTAGCTAGCTGATGATGATTTGGAGGGATTTGGAAGGAAAACACTTGTTAGTAATTCTATTATTCATTGTGTTGTGATGATTACCACCGGAGATGGTAGGACGGTAGGACTGATGGGCTTTGGGTATAAAATATAGTTTCTGCAGACAGAAGGATTCATTACAGCTTGTACGTTTCGATCAGTGAGTAGTGCTAGTAGCAGTGAAAGTAAACACGAAAAGCTCAAATCGCTTCCAACCAAATAGACAACATGGCAGCACGTTCAGCTTACTTTGTGACCGTTTTAGTACTTGCAACGATCGGTTGGCAGTGTGTTGAGGCACAAAGGTAAGTAAAGCAGCGAATGGCTTCTAAGTGATCTTAAGCTCCCTATGTGGATAAGAAAGTGTTATACGGCGTATCATGTGTAGTGTTATACAGTACGATGTGCAGTTGGTGTTGTTTAAGATAGCTTAGAAAATCTATGCATTTAATAGATGAAGTGCATCCACACAGGAAAGAATTTTGTGAAGCTCTAAAGTTCGAGAAGTCAGTTTCAAGCCGAGTTTGTATGGCTCTAGTTGACGTAGATTATTTAAAGAAACCTTTTTCATGTTTTAGTCTCAATATAGAGAGAAATTCCTGTTAAGAGTATTTTGAGAGCCTTAtcgaagaacaaaacaaaatattactTTACCTGTTTAGTCTTATTAAAGTCCGTTTGTAAGTTCATGTTCATGTCCAATTGCACTGTAGAGATTCTCAAAGCGGTAACCCACTTCACGCGGCAGTAGCGGGTTTCGAAACCCATCCTAACAATTCCCCTGAAGAGACGGTTGACTATCCAAACACGCGATAATAACAAGTCTTGTGAGTTAATTAAACACATGCGTGACCTTTATAGGTCgttaaaaagaagaagtttcCCATTCTAACATTTGAACTTGAAAAACATATCGAATAAAATGATCCTCATCTCCTCACAAGAAAGTTAGATCACTGATCTTAAACTATTTCACTTAACCAGCAATCCTTGGCGGCGACAAAACGACAGCTTTGCAACCGAAACGGCCAGCGATCGTAGCCAACGACTAGGGCTGACAACGGGCTACGGTGGTGTCAATGGCTACGGTTACTCCAGCACCGGCCTTGGTTCTTACACACCGCTCAAAATCGATCTCGGCGGTGTCGTTCTTGGCACACTCGTCGGCATCGGTGCGCTGCTACTTCTCCCAAAGCTGGTCAATGTGATCGGTGGTGGATATGGAAGCTCTGGCCATTACCGTAGCGCGGACAGCGATCCGACCGGGATCAGTGATCTGATGAACAAGGTTGACGATTATCTCGCCCAGAACAACATCGACTCGGGAGCGTGTATGCAGAAGGCCGTTTGCAGTTACCTTCGTTCGTCGGATTACCACGCCCAGGTGGGCACGGCCGATCAGGTGGAACATATGATCCTGGCCCTGTCAGAGTAAGTAACCGGTTGCACAACATAACTGACCAAGACAATCGCTGATCGTGTTGTGTATTTCGCGCCAGAAACTCGATCATCGACTACATGCTGGACGGGACGGCGATTAAGGAAGCGATCAAGAATGGAAAAATGCAGACCGCTCGATCGTGCGATGAAATCTACTCGACCTGTCCGCTCGACCGTCAATCTACGCTGAAGCTGTTCAAGAAGATGTTCCCGATCGGAAACTAAACCGCACCAGCGTGGCCAAAAATTAGCGATCTGCTTTGTCCCACATAGGACCATAGCGTCGCCGTGCGCGAAGAAGCTAATTTGTAACGACGTTTAAAAGTGGTTGTTGCCGAACAGGTCTTCCGACCCAGTTCGTTGGAACTATTTTTAGCTTTAACCGTGCGTCCCTACCCCCCCGGGGCTTTGTGTACGCTGGAGGAGATGTTTTCCCTCCCGACGGTATGGTCCTATGTGAGACAAACTACGCACATCGCATGCaacacgaacaacaacaacaagcttgTGCGAATAACCATGAATGGGGGAGCAGCATCTGTTGATGCTTCGTGACCCTGGCAGGGAAAACCAATCTGTTTAGAATTAGAACCACAGCACCGAGGGGCACCTAGGAGCAGAAGACGAAGCAAAAAACTAAGGCACACCACCTACAAACGGCATACGCCTTGACTACACGGGGATCAATCTTGTATTTAAGCTAGCTAGtatttttctctcactttctTACTGACGATCGTTCTGTAAGCGATATTTGTTCTGCATTTGTGGGGTTTGCTCTGTCTGTTTTCGGTACGTTGTAAATAATATGTACGACATTGGAACGTGAGATCGTTTGAATAAAAAGGATAGCAAAACCTGACAGCAAGTCCACTGCACCGTACGGCCTATTAAACGATGGTGTAGATGTTGTTTGTCGGTTACCCACACTAACTTAACGCCTTCGATGATCTTACATCGCCTCGGGTCTGGATGTTGTGGGCGCGTGTCATTGATAGTTTTACGTCTCTGTTTTTGGAACTTTTGAAGGTCGTCCCTTACGGTTTGAAGGAGGGAATCATAAATCACCGCTAGGTCGTGAGACTTTGTTGATCTGCTGGCCATCAGAATTCCTAGAGTAATGATGTCAACATAGCTGATTGTATCTCATTGAAAGAACACAAAGGTCTACACAAATCACTGATATAGCATCGTCATCAAACAGTTTTCGATTGCAACATCGACTATCGGGGACAAGTGAGGGTAAAGCACGTTTTCGACGCTGTCACATCTAAATGTAGCCGCACAGCTAACAACTCCCAGAACGGATTGGGCCACCAATCAAACATTCCTGATCTTCCTTCCCTgccgaggtgtgtgtgtgtgtgtgtaaacacTGTAAACAGTGAGTTCTATCGAAATCGAATGCCAAGAGAGGGCAGcaaggtttaaaaataatctgCGGCCAACAAACGCCCCGATCACCGATACTGCCGATTTGTAAGGGCACGGTGTTGTATCATCATTGTTTATCGAGTCGCATCGAgaggaaatgaaaatgaaacaccCAACCCAAGACACGAGACGTGAAATCACCATCAGgtcgctttctttctttctttttgctacGATGGCGCATCACACTCTCTCCCCCACATTGGGCAAATCATTGTCACTAGTCCTCGCCGGGCAGCTCGTGTTTGGACTGATGTGAGGGGATGGGCCCTGACACTGACAGTGATGCACGCACGTGGTGTGCGTTTTGGGCAAGTAGTGAGGCCCTTTTTTGCGATTCGGCACCTTCGATGGTCCGATCAGCGTAATGTACCTACTCGGAAGTAATGGTGGTTTGTAACCATCTGTTCGGACGACTAGAAATTAAGTCGATCATCATGCCGACGGAGGCTATTGGTCGCTTGTCCTTGCATACTGCTGCGGATCATCGGTGTTTACATCGTCACTGTCAGTACTTGGCATTGCATGGTGCGTCTGACTGTCGGGCCTAAATTTAAAACCCCCAACGTACGTGCTTTGACCATCTTGTCACCATTTCCGCTATTTACCTGTGCCTTATGAATAGCCGTCCACCGGTGAACGGTTACTCATCCATCGGTGAGGTACAGCGCAACAGCCGTTGGCAGGCTAACATAACGGTCAAACGTGGGAAAAAAATGATCAAACCGTCACCGTGGCTTATTTATGACGTCTTAGGTCATACAAAGGTACGTAGGAATGATTGATGAACCAAAAGCTGGAATTGGATCCATTTTTTGGGGAAAGAATTTAAATATAGAGATGTTGTGTGAACTAAAGGGGGTAAAGAACTCCAAAAGACTTTCAAAAAACCACTCaacacaatttatttttatttttccacaatCGTTTTGCTTcattgccaaggaagaagataaGATCAGACTAAAGACACGATATTGGACAGAAGCTGGGCAAAGAATGTTTTGGAGAGATCAAGTTCTATACAATACAACACGGCCTCTTCCACGATCACGTTGAGCGAATGGGACTCATAAAAGAGGCTCATTGTTTGACATATTTACCCGTCGGAGGGACACAAGCACTCCCGCAGTAACAGGCATCGAGGAGGCAATTTTTACTCGTTTGCAACAACCAAGGATTCCTATCGAAACTGACAAGACTTGTTTGGAGAGACTTGTATCGTCCCAGCTATCGAATCGAACGTAGGCCACTGCCTATCGCTATAATAATGGATTACTCCTGAATCTTGAAGATCCTCCTGTTGGAGGAGTTCCATTAAGCTCCAAACAACAAATAACAGATCCTTAACCAAGTAGACATTTCGCGTCGCCTGGGCTTGTTCTTCGGGATGTacaaaatgaaagaatacgCTTGATAGCTTCCTAGAATTTTAGGCAAAAGCTCATGGAGGTTTGAGTCCGTAAAACCCGTACCCGGTATAGAGTCTACAAGGAAAAGACTGCCTAATGAAAGCAACCAAGAGAATATTGCTAACGATAGAGTCCACTTTTGATATCCTTCACTAAACTGTTGTTATTAGAGAGAGGACCAAACGATTGTGACGTTAGCACCATGGACACTGATGCCATTAACCTCACTGCTGAAAGCGACGAGATAGCAGTTAATGGCAGGAGTTAATTGAAACGAAATCACAGCCAACAAAGAGAGAAGTGTGATGGATGAAGAATTCCAGCCTTGGAGCAAAC from Anopheles stephensi strain Indian chromosome 2, UCI_ANSTEP_V1.0, whole genome shotgun sequence includes the following:
- the LOC118506945 gene encoding uncharacterized protein LOC118506945, which codes for MAARSAYFVTVLVLATIGWQCVEAQSNPWRRQNDSFATETASDRSQRLGLTTGYGGVNGYGYSSTGLGSYTPLKIDLGGVVLGTLVGIGALLLLPKLVNVIGGGYGSSGHYRSADSDPTGISDLMNKVDDYLAQNNIDSGACMQKAVCSYLRSSDYHAQVGTADQVEHMILALSENSIIDYMLDGTAIKEAIKNGKMQTARSCDEIYSTCPLDRQSTLKLFKKMFPIGN